The genomic interval AGTTTTTTTAATTTTAGCAAATCCTCTTTTTTTAATTCAAATGGAACTGTTCTGTTAGGATGCACTGTATTGTATCTCCTAAAATCTTCTGAAGTTTGTTTATCTTCTTGTGAAAAAATAGCCATACTAAAGGCCTTTTCATTTAGAAAAAAGGTGCGTATCTCAAAACTCTTTTCTATGCGTTCTTGCAACAAAAATGGGAAAACCTCACTTTCTTTATTGAAATGCTTAGATTTCACCTCTGTGGTATACTGCATGTAATGGTTTGAATTATGTCTTAACATAACCATATTATAAATGGGCTTGGTAATGTATCTTTTACCTGTTTTTTTGATGATTTTTATTGCTTCTTCATTCGATGTCAAAAGGTGTGAATCAGGAATTTTAAAACCACTTTCCTGTGCAAGAAAAAGAGTTTCCAGTTTATCGTTGATTGCGGTGTTCAAATTGTTTACACCTTTCATGTATTTAAAAAGCGCATGAAAAAAACCCGAATTAAATGAAATGATTTCTTGTTGTGCAAATTCCTCGAGCTCTGGAGTTAATGTACTAAACTTATAATTACTCAATGTACTAGCATTCGATCTTCTATAAATATATCCCACGACATCCTTTTCTGTAACAATACTTCGTTTATGCTTTATCTGAAAAGAAAAAATGTTATTCGCAATGGAATAATTTAGCAAAACTTTCGACAAATTACGAGTGTCAATAATGATCGGTGTAACATTCAGGCTTATACACCAATCGACCATTCTATGAGTAGTAATGTCATCCTCAATTGAGAAAAATAGTAAGTATTTCATAATGTAAATGGCTTTAAACCAAATAATAATCTATTTATATTAATTTGTTTTAATTCTTTTTTTGAAAGACTATTAATTGGGTTACCGCTTTGTGCTTTGGTTGTCATTAAAAATTGTAAAGGCAGATTATTTGATTCCAAATAACGGTCAACAATTTGGACATAGTACTCACTGGGTAAATTATTTTTTTTTACCTGATTTAAGTAATCTTCAATCAGTCTTTTTTTCTTTTCGTTGTTGTCCAAATGTTGGATAATAGTAAACATCATGTGTATATATTCTAAATTTAACTCTCGATAGCCAGGGACATATCCAATAGTATCCATACTTCGATAGAATAATTCACTGCTGATTTCATCTAAGGGGTTTTGCAATCGAAATATGCTGTCTGAAAATTTCTCAAATTCATTTCGTGTAATTTCATTTTTTCTGTATTTCAGATAAACACTTCCAATCTTTATTCGGTGTTTTTGCTCAAGAGAATAGCACGAATCTAATATATTCAGAATCTTTGAATCAGATGATTTAGAACTGGTTGTGATTTGTTTCATAAAATCAGTCATTTCATTTTGAAAATGAGTGTATTTTCTGGAAGTTAAATTTTTTAATGAAAAACTGTCTTGAAGATTTACTCCTAAAAGAAGCTTTTCAAATAACGGTTGGTCATTGTTTTTATCCGCATGGTAAATTGCAAGGTTTCTGTAATATCCTTTATTGATGGCTTTATTTTCAATTAGAAGAATACAATTAATTGATTTTAAGTAGTTTGTTTCTTTTTCTTTATCATATCTGGAATAATTTCGAATCATATTCTTTTGACAAGAAAATAGTATTGAAAATACGATAATGATTACCAATACATGAAATGAATAATACTTAAACACCGGATAAAAAAAAGTTTTTATCCGGTGTTTTTTAAAAAAATCAGTTCTCATACTAGAGTTGATTTCACCAAATTTCGGGTTGTTTATCTTTCTAAAGCAGAAATACTTCTTGCCAATGCATCGCACTTATCTGGATCAATTGTACACTGAGTTTCTGTTTCTATAAAGGTATTCGGATCACCTGCACTATCAACGAATCCTGATTCACATGGTCCTGCGCCAGTTTCTCCTCCTGTTGCCATTCCTGCAAAGATTTTGTTCGTTTCAATTACATTTTCCTGAAAACGCTTAAAAGTGTCATTTAGATTTGATTTCATTTTGATGGTCTTTTATTTTTTCCTACTCTAAATATGGTTTTCGGATTCCCCATTTTAATTTTTGTTAACGTTTGAAAGATATAAATATTTTAATAAAAATGTTGTCTGAGGTTTATTTTTTTTTTCAACAATGATCTCTAAACCATGTTTTTAGGATATATTCTGATTTGAAATTCCTCTAATTTTAGTTGGTTTTTTATCAAGTCAAAATATTTTTCTTTTTATTTTTCTGACTCCAGATGTATTCCGCTTTCTAGGATGGAATACAACAATCTAATTAATAGTAATCTGGATTTTATTTAATGGATTAAATGCTTTTATAGAGCATAGCTTGTTAAGTTTCAGTATTATAAAAAGCACTGAAATACAACTCCTTTTGAGTAAACCGGAATTGAACCGCTATGAATTTTCGGAAACCGAATGAAAATGGCTAGTTGCGGAAGATTTGGGTTTGCCACGCTCCTCGGCCTTCCTTCAAAGGAGGAGACTAAATTCGTTCTTCGAACCGGGATTTCATACTCAGTTCTCACACTTACTCTGAAAAGAAAAAAGCCCGGAAAGTGTGAGAGCGAGTACAGAGTGACAAAAATAAAAAAGCATCACTCACGTAATGCTTTTTTATTTTTGTGGAGAAGAGCGAACGGAAATGGAACCAGAAACAATAATTATTTGATGTATTAATGATGAAATTTTGGATTCACGGTTTCTAGTTTTGACTCAGCTAAAATGAAGTTGGATTCTAAAAATGAAATCAAATTGCTGTCAGCGATTTTCGTAGGTGAGTAATGTGCAATATTGCAAGGGTATTTCCATTCACCATCTTTATCTTCATAGTAATCAAAAGATATAAAAACTATTGCTCCCAAAGATTTCAAATTCTTTGGTGAGTTCTTTTTAAAACCTTCATTTATATTTTCTAGTATCGAAAATAAATATTGCTTGGATATTTCCAAATCGAGTTTCTTAGCATGAAAAATCGGATTAGTAATATCTACAAATAAAACAGTGGATGAATTCATATAATTTACCACCAATTTTTCTCTTACAGAATTTCTTATCTTTTGAAAAATTTGCTTTTCAGAAGGTATAGCTGTAAAACTAAATAACGCGCTAGTACATTCTACAAATATTTCACCATTGTAATCAATTGAAAAATCAGGCTTCTCTCGATTTTTAAAAGTGATATTTTTCTGAACTAAAGTCCAATGAAAGTATAATTCAAATAGATCTCCGTAAAATGAGACATTTTTAGTATTCTTAATGAGACGATTTTTCCATAATTCAAAAGCTGAATTGTCTATCAGGTTTAGCTCATATAAATAGTCTATTGGTCCAAATAGGCTATTATATAGAAGATAATTAAATTCTTCAGATAAAGGATCAAGAGCTAGCAATTCATTATAGCTATTGAAAAAAGGGTGGTCCGAGTGTTTTGAATCTGATAGATCAAAACCTAATTGTTCAACATAGATTTTTTTTATGTGATCTAAACTCTGGCTCATTTTCTTCGTTTTACTTTTCAAAAAAGTCTTACAGTTTTTTTAATTGATCTTCGATGTTATCAATAAATAACTGAATATCTACTATAAGATCAGTAATGATATCATTGTCAACCATTATCTGATCTTTTTCTTTAGTCCAGCCATTACGATGTACTAAATCATGACGCTTAGTAACTGCCTTAGAAGGAACAGCAATACTACCAAAATCAACTCCTAATGTATCGAGATACATTCCCTTCACCTTAGCTAAATTGTGAAATATGATTTCTAACATTGATTGTCGACATCGGAGTTTAATTTTTTCAAATTCATCATATAATTTATTTAACGAGATTGTTTCATTTTTGAAATCTTTGAATGTAGCAACAAATCTTTTGAGGAAGATATCCGAATTTAATGTGGTATTGATGAATGCATCTGATAAATAGGTTTCCATGGATGAAATTACACCGATATAAATTTGTCGTCTTAATGCTTTATCAGCTCGATTATTGGCCAGTTTGATAGCATTTAGCTCCCTTAAGCTTCTAATTTCTGCACAAAAGGTTTCATAGAATTCGGTATTAGATACTATAGCATCATATTGATCATCAATAAGTGCTTCGTATTGTTGTTCATTAAAAGAACCGTCTGTCCCTAATTTAGTAATGCGATAATCGGATCCGATTCCATCTATATAGCCATAACCTTGATAAGGTGTGATAAAAATTTTACAATAATACTCTTCACCACATTTACAAAACATCATTCCTTCGGATGTCAATTCGTCACCTACAATATTTTCTTGATCAGGAATATCTAATTCAATTTGTTGGCGTTCGAAACATTTAATACAATCAAAGCTTAAAAATAAATTTTCTAATGCCGGGTCGAAATCAAACTCTCTCATAGGGAATAAAATATAATCAGAAACATAAGACAAGAATTTAACGACTCTTACCCGACAATAAATAAATTGACTTTTCTAATAATGCGTAAAATTTATACCCAACTTCCGATGTTTGATACTTAATATCCATAACATCAATTTGTAGGTTCTTTGTCTCAATCTTTTCCAAAAGACCATAACCAACTAATTTTGGAGCGAGAACTCCATATAAATACCCGCCATCGTTCAGCTCATCATTCAAGGTAACACCTTTATTAAAAAAAGGAGAATACACATGAAACATATTCAATAAATCTTCCTGCGGAGGTTCTTGCCCTGACCAATTCATTCCATTTGTACCAAATGGAAGATTCTGATTTAATAAAATATGATATAATTCTCCGAACTTGTAATTGCCAACTTGTTCATCCCAAATAGGATGTTTATTTCTCTTAAAAAATCTAATCAACCACTTTGTTAAAAAAAACAGACCTATAATTGACAAAAAAACAAAGACAGGTAGTTCGTACTTTAGGCATGAGACGATGAAAGTATAAACCTCCTGTGCTGAGTAATTACTATATTTAGTCCATAATGTAGCTACTAACAATATTATACCAGCTGAAATAACTTTACTCCAAACTGGATCTTTCCATACTTTAACAATTACGTTCCAAATTCTTTCTGTTTTGCTCATTATAAGATTCTTTGATAGCGATTATTTATGGGTATATCTACTATTGATAAATAGTCTATTAAACACCATCTCAATATGGACTAAATTTAAGCAAATAGTTTTGTTGCCGTAAATTTAGAATTATTTTACAGTGTCGGGGCTTAAAATATCAGGATGATGTTGAATATGTATTTCTTGTACTTTCTTAACATTGGGATGAATATCAGGTGCTGAAACAGGGGAATTAAACATCATTAGAATATGCCAGACAGCGAAAAAGATAACCCCAGAAAAGAAAGTAAAAATGCAATCATTAAAAGCACGGTCAATTTTCTTCGAGATTCCATTTAATATTTCAGAATATTTATCATTGACAAATTTCAAGTCTTCACTATTTTCTAAAAGATTATATTCTTTTACCAGATCATATTGAGCGTTACTAGTTGAAAGTTGTGTGAATGTGTGAATGTTAAATCTGAATCCAGAATAGATACAAAGACTCCATAAAATAACTGCACCCATTAACCAGAAATCACTTCCTTCTGGTTTTTTTCCAAAGGATTTATTAACTGCAAATCCAATTGCTGCAACGGCTAAAGCAATAATATAATAGATAAATTTACTTGTACCATCATTCAAACGTCTTTGTACATCTAATTGTAAGTCATTGTCTTTCATATCATAAAAATATTCAATTTTCTTCTTTACAGCCTTAAATTATCCCGAACAAACCAAATCATTATAAAAACAGAAGAGCTATAACTGTGCAACTTTATTAAGGTCTACCAACTCTTAGAATAGACTCATATTAATCAACCCACGAAAATTCTTTAGCTTCTTTTTTACATCGTTCTAGGCTTTTGTTATAAATAGTGTCTTCCACCCAATACGATACACCACCATGGTGGGAACATGCGCCTGAACCAGTTGCAAAGCTACCTGTTCCATCGCTACAAACTGCACCTACTCTATAGGTTGTTATCGATTCGTGATAATATTTTTTTGCTAAAACATCAGGATTGGTAAACTTATCATTTACCCAATTCATAAATAACTGACCTGAAAAAATCCAACTGAAAATCGTAACAAGAATAGTTATTGATAAGAATTGAGTAAATGAGCTGCTCTCCCAAATCCTCCACTTTGATATTGAAAAAAAAATCTTTTTATCTTTTTGAAATCTTCGAGAGATGTAAGAGAATGCCTTAGTAAATAAGTATATTTCTATTGCTAAGAACCCAAATAGAAACAAGCTTAGAAGTAGAAAAACTGAATATTCGCAATCCAGCATTACTCCACAGAGCTTGACCAAGGCTACAATTAGAATTAAGAATACTAAAATCAATAAAATACACCTAAGAATTTTCTTTTTAGAGAAAAAATGCCTTTTAACTAATTGCTCACCGTCTTTATCATTTACTCCAATGTTCTTTTTTCGTTGAGTTTTGTTTATAAGGATAATTAGAAACGTCGGAAGTAAGATCAATAGAGCATAGCGAATCCAGTCAATCACGATTATCTTTTTTATCAAATCAGAAAATAGCATCGACATTAAAATGATACAAGCGACTACATAGAACCAAGTGTCGTTAGATTCAAAACGATTTTTTTTCATAATGTTTACTTAACCTAGAGACTAAGAGCCTTAAAATAGAAGAAATATTTTAAGGTCTTCTAATTTTTGGTGAAAAACTCTGGTCATTACTGGGGTTTCTGACAGTAAAACTGACAGTTTAAAATAAAAAAGCCTGTAAATCAAATACTTACAGGCTTTTGAGTGGAGTCGGAGGGGTTCGAACCCTCGTCCAAACAATGGTTCCGAATGTCTTCTACATGCTTATTTTTTGATTAGTTTTCGAGTTGAATTCGGACAAAAACACCCAAGATCCAACCTTAGCTTCTGAGATCTCACACCTTGCGCGAAGCTCGCTCAGTGCCAGATTTTCTAAAATGATTCCCCTTGGCCTGCTGATCGAAAATCAGAATCGTGCAGAGGAGAAACTTGTCCGTGTACTAAACTTCCACTGGATTAAGCCTTATTTACCTAGTAAATTAAGCAGCAAGTGCGTATGACGTATTGTCAATTATGGTTCGCAGCAAGATA from Fluviicola taffensis DSM 16823 carries:
- the gwsG gene encoding grasp-with-spasm system ATP-grasp peptide maturase produces the protein MKYLLFFSIEDDITTHRMVDWCISLNVTPIIIDTRNLSKVLLNYSIANNIFSFQIKHKRSIVTEKDVVGYIYRRSNASTLSNYKFSTLTPELEEFAQQEIISFNSGFFHALFKYMKGVNNLNTAINDKLETLFLAQESGFKIPDSHLLTSNEEAIKIIKKTGKRYITKPIYNMVMLRHNSNHYMQYTTEVKSKHFNKESEVFPFLLQERIEKSFEIRTFFLNEKAFSMAIFSQEDKQTSEDFRRYNTVHPNRTVPFELKKEDLLKLKKLMKSLNLNSGSIDFLKSETGELYFLEVNPVGQFGMVSGPCNYYLEREVVTNLVSNEKIN
- a CDS encoding DUF3761 domain-containing protein; the encoded protein is MKKNRFESNDTWFYVVACIILMSMLFSDLIKKIIVIDWIRYALLILLPTFLIILINKTQRKKNIGVNDKDGEQLVKRHFFSKKKILRCILLILVFLILIVALVKLCGVMLDCEYSVFLLLSLFLFGFLAIEIYLFTKAFSYISRRFQKDKKIFFSISKWRIWESSSFTQFLSITILVTIFSWIFSGQLFMNWVNDKFTNPDVLAKKYYHESITTYRVGAVCSDGTGSFATGSGACSHHGGVSYWVEDTIYNKSLERCKKEAKEFSWVD